CGGTCGCGTGTCCGGTCTTTTTTGCGCGTGATGCCGCGGCGCTGGAAGAAACGGTGGACGGTACCGATGCCGACCGGCGTGCCCCGTTCGGCCAACTGACGCTGCACTTCGACCAGCGTGATGTCACGCTGCTCTTTCCACAGGCCCAGGATGAAGCCCGCCTGCGCTTCAATCCGGTGCGAATTCTTGTCGCCGCCCTACACACCGCCCGGCGTCGCCGGCCTCGACCGCGCCGGATCGATCCCCATGCCGAGCCGCCCGAAAGCGGTCTCGGACCACCAGACGCAGCAACAATCCCCCAGCTCGGCCATCCGCGGGTTCGTTCAATCCGGCTTCGATGAGGTCGCGCCGGCGCACGCCGAAGACCTCGTCCGCGACCTCACAGAAGCCTCCAGATTCAAGGCTGGCAAACGAGATGGAGTTTGCATGGGGTCGGCGATAGCGCTTCGCGCGGACTTCGACGGGATCACGCTGCGCAAGCTGGCGCGGCAGAGCCGGGACGCGAACCAGAGCCGGCGGTGGCGGGCGCTGGCGCAGCTCAGCGAGGACGGACCGATCCCTGCGGTGCACGGCGTCGTACGCTGGCGGCTGGTGGATTTGATCGCGTGGGTGTGGGAGGAGTTCCGGATCGTCGTCGCCAAGCAGACGCTGAGCCGGGTGATCCGGTCGATGGGCTATCGCAAGCTCTCCGCCCGGCCGCGCCATCACGCGCAGGACCCCGCAGCGGCGGTGGCTTTTAAAAAAGCTTCCCCGCGATCCTGGCGGAGATCGCGCGCTCCAAGGCGGCGGGCAAGCGGATAGAGGTCTGGTTCGCCGACGAGGCGCGGATCGGCCAGAAGAACAAGCGCACCCGGTGCTGGGCGATGCGGGGCACGCGGCCGTCGGCGCCGCACGATCAACGGACCCGCTCGGCCTATATCCTCGGCGCGATCTGCCCGGCCGAGGGTAAGGCCGCCGGCCTGGTCCTGCCGTCCTCCACCACCGCGGCGATGCGCCTGCATCTCGAGGAGATATCGCTCGCAGTCGCCGCCGACGCGCACGCCGTTCTCCTCGTCGATCAGGCCGGCTGGCACATTTCCGACAGGCTCGACGTGCCGGCGAACATCTCCATCGTCCTCCTCCCGCCGCGCTCGCCCGGAGCTCAACCCCGCCGAAAACGTCTGGCAGTTCATGCGCGACAACTGCCTCTCCAACCGGGTCTTCACGTCCTTCGACGACATCGTCGATCACTGCCGCCAAGCCTGGAACAAGCGCGTCCCGCAGCCCTGGCGCATTATGCCGATCGGACTGCGCAACTGGGCGCATCGGTTCTGATCAATGGGACTTGGTATAAGGCTGTATAAGGGACGATGGTGTTACGGCAAGACATGGATGCGGACCTATCTTGACACCCGACAGGTCTCTACGATCAATCAGCCTCCGCCAAACTCGATGCGGTTCACTGGTCGGGGGCGTCAGCGTTCGACGCGGCGCTCGACGTCGGCGGCGAGGTTGGCAAAGGTATTGCCGTTGACGGCTATTTCATTGACATCGTCGGCATTCGAAGCGGTGATGCGAATGCCGATGCCCTTGCCCATATGACCGTGGATCAGTTCCGGATCCTTCCAGCCGTCGGCGGTGAGCATCCGATGTTCGCCTGAATGCGGCCCGAACCCCCAATCCGAGTAGTGAACGCCGGCTCCGGAGGGCTTGTATTTGGTGATGATGTTGCCTGTCACGCGCGTGCTCGAGATTTTTCGGCCAGCGTCCGCAAAGCAGATGCCAACACCGATGCGGCCCTGGCCCGGGAGGTAATCATGGGAAATCATCTCGCTGATGATATTGTCGGCGATGATGACATTTGCATGCGGCACCGCGCCTTCACGCCAGTACGGATCCCAGCCGAGCAAGACGCCGTAGTTGTGCGGCGCGATCAGCTGATTGCCGGTAATCGTAATGTCATGTCCGCCAAGGACCTTGATGCCGTTCGCTTGTAGAATCTGGTTGTTGCTGATGATCGTCGCGTATCGTCGATTGACGTCGGTGACATTGCGCGGAACGTGCACGGCGATAGCGTCATCCCATGCGTTTTGGATCGTGCAGTTTGTAACCTTAACGAAGCGTGATCCACTCAGATTGATGGCATCGCGGGCGCATCGTAAAACACGGCAGGCATCGATCTCGACTTCGTCACAGTCGCCGGCCGTGAACGTCATGTTGCGAAAGCCCTCGCCTGCAACGTTGCGTATGACGACACGGTGATAGCCGCTCACTGCGAGGCAGCGCGTGTCATCTCCACCATCGGATGTCACCTCGTCCCAATCGCCAATGAGACGGATGTCGCGAACCACGAGGATTGGCAACGCTGCCTGAGGCTGGTCCTGAGAGAACAGACGAAACGCACGACCGGCTTTGCCTTTGCGCAAGACTGCATCGCCATCACCAGAAATCAGCAAGGATGTTGCATGCGGCAGTTCCAAGCCCTCGCTGATCGTATGTTCGCCAGTGGCACGAACGAACCCACGACCGGCGCGCGCAATACCCGCGAAAGCCTCCTGCCAGAGCGCCGTCGTATCGCCGCCGTCGCCGTGAATGATGTAGCCGGTATCGGGAAGAGGACGTCCCAGAATGGTCGGTCCTGTCGAAGCAGCCGGGCCGGGCTGCGCCGTCGCTCGGCTGCTCTCACCCCCCAGCAGGAAAAGAGCGCCTCCGACGATACCGCCTGCGCGCAGCAGACGCCGCCTCGTGCCAATACTCATCGCGTGTCCAAACTCCGCTGGAGATCGGATCAAAACCCTCGAAACGAAAACGCATTCACGGAATGCCTCAGGCGGGCAAGAGAGGACCGCTTCTCTCTTGCCCGGATCACTGTGGACAGTCTCAAGTCATGTAGTAGCTTTTCACAGACTTGTAATAATAACCAGAATCACCGAACCCGTAGCGCGCGTGCTTAGTCGGATCGACCATCGTTAAGACGGTGCCGCTGAGGACGGCGCCCGTCTCAAGGAGCTCCTTCAGGCCTTGCCGAGCGATCTCGCGGGGCGTTTTGCCCCAACGGACGGCGAAAACGGTCGCATCCATATCCGGCGCCAGCTGCCGCGCGTCGGACACCGCCATGAGCGGCGGTGAGTCCACGACCACAAGATCGAAATCGCGAGCTAGCGTGACAAAGAGATCACGAACCTTTTCCGAAGTCAGTACCTTGGTCGGATCAGTGTTCAGCCGGCCTGAGGGGATAACCCATGCACCGCTGGCTTCATCCTGATGGAGGATTTCGTCCAGCGTTGCGTCGCCGCCATAGTAGTCGATCAACCCTGGCGTCTGTTGGAGTCTCATCAGACGATGGACGTTCGGCTTGCGCAAGTCGGTCTCGACGATGACCGCGCGTTTCCCCGAACTCGCTGCAATCCGTACAAGGCTGACTGCGAGAGTTGTCTTGCCTTCTTTCGGCTGTGACGAGGTGATCAGCACGGTGCGCGGCGCCGGCTTCAAGTTCGAGATGAGAATGCTGGTATAGATTGAGCGAATCGACTCGCCGAACACCGTGGAATGGCCAACGAGGAGATCTTGAAGGCCGCCATCGCGCCGACGCTTCTTGAACACGGGCATAAGGCCGAGCGTCCTCACCCCGGTGGACTGCTCGATCTGTTCACCCGAGCGGAAGCCTCGTTCCATATTCTCGACGAGAAGGATCAAGGCTGCGGCGAATACCGATGACGCGATAAACACCAGCACAAGAATTTGTAGTTTTTTCGGCTCAGAGGGCTTTTCGGGAATCGTTGCCTCCGAGAGCACACGCGCATTTGTCTGCTGGGCGACGAGATCGGACTGCGCGGTGATTTCCTCAAATCGCGATAGGAACTGCTGTAAAAGCGCTTTGTTGGCGTCCGCCTCTCGCTCCAGGGCGCGCAGCTGTACCTCAGATGCGTTGGCTTGCCCCAACCGTCCTTCCAACTGATCGGCGCTGTGCTGGAGAGCTGCCTCCCGGGCCCGCGCGACCCCGGCTTCATTGTCCAGCTTCTGCACAACCTTGTTGACTTCCGAGGTAATTTTCGATTCCAGGTCGCGCAATTCCGCCTTCGCGCTGATCAGACGAGGGTGACGGTCGCCCAGTTCCTGCGACAGATCGGCGATCTTCCGCTTGACTTCGGCCTCCTGTTTCGAAAGCTCCTGAATCGTCGGGGAACCGAGAACGTCGGCGGCGGCCTGGGCGTTGCCAGCAGCACGGATCATCTGCCGCACTTGGCCAAGCCGGGCATCAGCGGCGGCGCGCTCGGTGCGTGCAACAATGAGTTGAGTGTTGAGATCGGCCATCTGCTGGGAGATCAAGGTGCCATCTTTGCTCTGCAGCAGGCCCGCTCTCCTGCGATATTCCTCAACGGCGTTCTCCGATTGCGACACCTGCTTACGCAGATCCTGCAGCTTGCCGGCGAGCCATTTGTTGGCCCGTTGCGTTGCCTGGAATTTGGCCTCGAGCTGATCATCGATATAAACGTCGGCCACGGCGTCGGCGATCAGAGCCGCTTTTTGCGGATCCTCCGCAGTAAAGTAGACAACAATTACGCGAGATTGCCCCTTTACGCTGACTGCCAGCCGGTCAAGAAAGGCGTTGACGATAGCATCGCGTTCACGAATCCGTCGCTGCTCGTCGCTCAGCGGCCGATCCTCTCCGCTGAAGAAAGAGGCAAACGTCTCGGGTGGCAGATACTGAGCGAGCATTTCCTGTGCGTCGTCCAAGGCGATGCGGACAAAGCTCTTCGGTTTCAGCTCGTCGTTAAATTCCGGATCGTTGGCGAGATTCATCCGGTCGATGACCTTGTCTGCGATGTTCCGCGACTGGATGACTTCGATTTCGCTGAGCAGTCCCTCCTTGTCGGGAAGGACGTCGCCGAGGACGGCGGTCAAATCAGCCACCTTCTGCTCGCGGCTTTCGATGATGATGTCGGTCTGCGCGGTGTAAAGCGGCGTGATTGCCGACAAACCGAGTACAGCCAGGGTCATCATCAGAACGACGATGCCGATGAACATGTTCTTGCGCCGCCAAAATACTCTCAACAAAAACGCAAGATCAAATTCGCGAGGAGCGAGCAAAAGGCTCGATGGCGACTTTGATTGGTTCGTTGCGGTCGGCTCCGAAACGTAATTCACGGTAGTGCTCGCTCTAGTTGAGGACGCCATCGTCGCAGATCTCCTCGATGGAACCGTTTTGTCCATGGCGATCTGCCGTCTGTTCTTCCCGTCGGACTGCGGGGGTAACACGCCTTCCATGCGGCATCGATATGGCCGAACCACGGCGTTGCCGCAGAACGTAACGACACGGCTGGAACCGCTTTCAGCACAAGTGATAGACTCAAATGTTCAATCAAGGGTTAACCAAGGGCCCAACGGTCGGACCATCTGAACATACGTTCGACCAACGGTGGCAATGTATCACGCTTCGGTGGTTGACTCTGTGTCGACGGTAACAGACGGTTAAATTCAGATCCGGTATAAGTGTACAACAGCGCGTTCGAACAACCCAGCGGTTCGCGAGTGTCGGCATCTCCATGGTGCGTAGGCCGAAGCGGCATAGCCGGGCCGACGATTACCGCGCATCCGGTCACGACGTGCCGGCGAGCGGAGAATTTGGAAGTCGGTAATTGGTCAGAACGCTGGCAGCGCACCTCAGCGCCGCTGGCGATACGATACGGTGGGGTGATGGCGACGGCTTTGTTCGAAAGCGCTCATTCCCTTTTTCTGGTCAATGACTCTTGGGTATGGCAGGGAATGCCCTTGATCAGGCAGATCAGCGCACTCGTCGATCGCCGCCCAGGGGCGGAACGCTAGAAGAGCAATGGTGTGGAGGGCCGGTGAGCAAGATTGCTGGATGCGCGCGGTGACGAGGTTTGCCGGATAAACAGCAAAGACGAATTGGACTGTCGCGCAATGAAAAATGCCGCCGATCGATACAGCCCGGCCCGGACGCCCTGGTGGATGGCGCCGCATGCGCTGGCCCCGCTCATCATGTTGCCGCTGCTAACCGCAGCCTGGATCGTTCCTGTCCAATTCCATTGGGAGCTTGGCCGTTTCGCCAAGTTCATGACGTTCAATCTCTATTTGCTGGGGTTGGGCGGGGTACTGTTCTTCGCCCTTGGATCCTTTCTGGCGTCGGCATCAACGGGCGATCCGGCCGGCCGGCCGCTGGCGACAATGGCAGAATCCCGCGTGTTTCCACGGTTCATGACTTATACCTGCTGGACACTTTGGGCGATCTCCGTTGCCGCCTATGCGATCTGGTTTATGCCGGTCGCGCGCAATCCTTCACTGCTGATCGCTGTTCTGTCCGGCCGCGGTGCCGAACTCGGTATTCGCGACATGATCGGCACCATCCCTGGTGTCACAACGCTGGTACAGGCCCAGGTCGTCTACGTGACACTGATCGGTGTTCGATCTTTCTGTCTTCCATCCCTGCGCCCTAACCGATTGGAGTTTGTCGCGCTCCTGGCCATCGTTTTCCTTGCCTTGATCCGCAACGTGATATGGAGTGAGCGTCTGGCGGTTATCGAAATCGTCATTCCGCTCGCCATTCTTTACCTCCGCCGGCCCCGATTCCCTCGTCTGACGGCACTGATGCCGATGTTCGGCGCGATGGGGCTCTTCGGTTTTTTCTCAATATTTGAGTATTTTCGCTCATGGTCCGCATACTACAAATACCAATACGATAATTTTTTTGTGTTCATTCTGGCGAGATTTTCTGGGTACTATATAACGGCATTAGATAATGGCGCTGGCTTGGTCCGTGACTGGGGAGGTATTGGAGCTCCACTAAATACTGCTGAGTGGTACTGGCAGTTCCCATGGGAGATTGGGCAGACGTACATGAGCAAGCTTCTTGGTCTGCGTATATTAGATTACAATGCGTGGTTATTTTGGAATGCCACAGAAGAATTCAATAATCCGTCAGGAATTTACATGCCAATAGTTGATTTTGGCCCAGCAGGAGGGCTTGTATTTTTATTCTTATTTGGCCTATTAACCGGATACATATATCGTTCGTTCGTTCGTGGCACTTTTGCTGGTCTGATCATCTTTCCGTCATGGTTTATTGGTGTCCTTGAGCTGCCGAGAATTCATTATCTATTTAATACACGTTATTTTCCAATCATCATGATTTGTCTTGCGCTCATATTCCTCGTATCCGTCGTTCTCGGCGAGGAGCGCTGGCAATCAAATGTCCACACGCCCAGCAACGAATTCCGAGGGCATCGCCCACTTTAGGTCCTAAACTTATAAAATCGCTGGTTGTTTTCTGTATCGAGTGATTCAAGGCTTTCCAATGGAGGGAGCCTTAATGACGCATCGCCGCTACGAACTGGCGGACCATGAATGGTCGATTCTTTCGCCTTTGCTGCCCAATAAGCCCTGCGGTGTGCTTGGGTCAATGATCAGCAGGTGCTCAACGGCATCCTCTGGCGGTTTCGGACCACTCGCCCTGGGCGAAGATCCAGGAGCGCTACGGCCTGAACCGCCCCGGGTTTCCCGGAGGCCCCGACGTTTGAGAGAGTGGGGCTATGGAGACGACGAAGAAGCCGGTGAAGCCGTACCCTGCCGAGCTGCGCGAGCGCGCGGTGCGGATGGTGCGCGAGCATCATGCGAGCGAGCACGCGTCGGAGCGGGCGGCGATGCGATCGATCGCGGAGAAGGTGGGCTGCACGCCCGAGACGCTGCGCTTGTGGATACGCCAGGCCGAGCGTGACCGGGGGGGCGAACGCTTCGGTCTGTCGACGGGCGAGCGGGCACGGCTGAAGGCGCTGGAGCGCGAGGTCCGCGAGCTGCGGCAACCAAACGAGATCTTGCACAAGGCGAGTGCGTATTTCGCCCTGGTGGAGCTCGACCGCCGACAGAAGTGATGGTGTTGTTCATCGACGACCACTGGGACGTCTACGGGGTCGATGGAGTGGACGCCCTCCCGACGGCATCGATGTGCCAAGGTAGTGGTGTTGAAGACCGCTACAGAGGAGGGCGTCCATGGTCGAGGTTAGCGTCATCGGGGTGGATCTGGCGAAGAACGTTTTCCAGCTGCACGGGGCGGCCGCGGACGGCTCGGTCGTCTTCCGGCGCAAGCTGCGGCGCGGGCAAGTCTTGTCCTTCTTCGCGGAGCGGCCGGTCTGCACAGTCGCGATGGAGGCCTGCGCCAGCGCCCATTACTGGGCACGCGCGATCGGAGAGTTCGGGCACACCGTGAAGCTGATCCCGCCGGCCTACGTGAAGCCGTTCGTGAAGAGGTAGAAGAGCGATGCGACCGATGCCGAGGCTATAGCCGAAGCGGCAGCGCGCGCGACGATGCGGTTCGTCGCGGTCAGGACCGAGGCACAGCAGGCGTCGGCAATGGTCTACCGGACGCGGGATCTCTTCGTGCGGCAGCGTACCCAGGCGATCAACGCCTTGCGCGGTCACTTGGCCGAGTTCGGCGTCGTGGCACCGACCGGCGTCGCCCATGTCGGCCTCCTCACGGCGCTCATCGAGGGCGAGGAGGATGTGCTGCCGGATGCCGTGGTCGAACTGGCACGCGTACTACTCGCTCAAATCGACGACCTCTCCACGCGTATAGATACGCTCGACAAGGAGATCCGCGAACGCGCGGCGCAGGACGAGGCGGTGGCACGGTTGATGACCATGCCCGGCATCGGCGTGATCACAGCGACGGCGCTCGTCACCTTTGCCCCCGCTCCGGAAGTGTTCGCCAAGGGACGGGACTTCGCGGCTTGGTTGGGGCTCACCCCGCGGCAGCATTCGACCGGCGGTCGAGAGCGCCTGGGCAGGATCACGCGCATGGGGCAAAGGGATATCCGCCGGCTTCTGATCACGGGCGCAGTCGCCGTCGTGCGATGGGCAGCCCGCAAAGGGGCGCCGGAGGGATCGTGGTTGGCGCGCATGATGGCGAAGAAGCCGCGCATGCTGGTCGCCGTCGCGCTGGCCAACCGCATGGCCAGGATGGCGTGGGCCATGATGAGCAAGAACGAGGCTACCGAGTTCCGGCGACCGTCGCGTGAGCGATCGGCGGCCGGGATGACGTCGGAGGTGTGAGCAGGGCGAGGGAAGCGTAAGGGCGAACGGTCACGAGATCGGGTCGGAAAACCCAGCAAAACGGCTCAGGCGCCTCGAGCGCGCGGGGTCGAAATGGATCCGACCTGCATATCTCCATACGGGCCCGCGGCGTTCGAAGGCCGCATCACGAGGCCGGACACACGACCGCACCTGACCACACGCTCCGAACGCGACCCGAGAATTGCTTGACACCACGAGGGCGTCCACACACGAGCCCATCTGCCGGGAGTTGCCGATCGCCCCGTCCACCTACCGCGCCCACGCCGCCTGGCGGGCCGATCCGTCGAAAGCGCCGCCGCGGGTGCGTCGTGACGTCGCTCAGCGCGTCGAAATCCGTCGGGTCTGGGCGGAGAACTTCCGGGTTTACGGGGTGCGCAAGATCTGGCGGCAGCTCGCCCGCGAAGGGATCGATGTGGCGCACTGCACCGTCGCCCGGCTGATGCGCCAGATGGGTCTGCAAGGGATTGTTTGAAGAAAATCCGTGAGAACCACGATCAGCGACAAGGCCGTCCCCTGTCCGCTCGACCGGGTGAACCGGGACTTCCAGGCGCCGGCACCGAACCGGCTGTAAGTCTCCGACTTCACGTATGTCGCTATCTGGGCGGGCGTCGTCTACGCCGCCTTCGTCATCGCTGCCTACGCTCGCCGCAACGTCGGCTGGCGGGTGTCGGAGAGCGCCGAAGCGAGCTTCGTGCTCGACGCCCTGGAGCAGGCGATCCATGCTCGACGGCCCGCGAGCGGCGGCGGATTGATTCATCACTCCGACAGTAAGTGTGCACCGGCCAGCTGTTCCTGGGCGGCCTGACCCTCACAGCGATCGACCGTTTAGGATGGCTGGTGCCGCAAGGTGCCTCGGTGCGGCCTGACCCGCACTCCGATCGACCGCCATCCGTGTCTTTCCCCGGATTTGTCGGCCGCTCGGGAACACCTGGCGGCGAGGTTCGCCTT
This genomic stretch from Rhodospirillales bacterium harbors:
- a CDS encoding right-handed parallel beta-helix repeat-containing protein, whose product is MSIGTRRRLLRAGGIVGGALFLLGGESSRATAQPGPAASTGPTILGRPLPDTGYIIHGDGGDTTALWQEAFAGIARAGRGFVRATGEHTISEGLELPHATSLLISGDGDAVLRKGKAGRAFRLFSQDQPQAALPILVVRDIRLIGDWDEVTSDGGDDTRCLAVSGYHRVVIRNVAGEGFRNMTFTAGDCDEVEIDACRVLRCARDAINLSGSRFVKVTNCTIQNAWDDAIAVHVPRNVTDVNRRYATIISNNQILQANGIKVLGGHDITITGNQLIAPHNYGVLLGWDPYWREGAVPHANVIIADNIISEMISHDYLPGQGRIGVGICFADAGRKISSTRVTGNIITKYKPSGAGVHYSDWGFGPHSGEHRMLTADGWKDPELIHGHMGKGIGIRITASNADDVNEIAVNGNTFANLAADVERRVER
- a CDS encoding transposase, translated to METTKKPVKPYPAELRERAVRMVREHHASEHASERAAMRSIAEKVGCTPETLRLWIRQAERDRGGERFGLSTGERARLKALEREVRELRQPNEILHKASAYFALVELDRRQK
- a CDS encoding polysaccharide biosynthesis tyrosine autokinase encodes the protein MNYVSEPTATNQSKSPSSLLLAPREFDLAFLLRVFWRRKNMFIGIVVLMMTLAVLGLSAITPLYTAQTDIIIESREQKVADLTAVLGDVLPDKEGLLSEIEVIQSRNIADKVIDRMNLANDPEFNDELKPKSFVRIALDDAQEMLAQYLPPETFASFFSGEDRPLSDEQRRIRERDAIVNAFLDRLAVSVKGQSRVIVVYFTAEDPQKAALIADAVADVYIDDQLEAKFQATQRANKWLAGKLQDLRKQVSQSENAVEEYRRRAGLLQSKDGTLISQQMADLNTQLIVARTERAAADARLGQVRQMIRAAGNAQAAADVLGSPTIQELSKQEAEVKRKIADLSQELGDRHPRLISAKAELRDLESKITSEVNKVVQKLDNEAGVARAREAALQHSADQLEGRLGQANASEVQLRALEREADANKALLQQFLSRFEEITAQSDLVAQQTNARVLSEATIPEKPSEPKKLQILVLVFIASSVFAAALILLVENMERGFRSGEQIEQSTGVRTLGLMPVFKKRRRDGGLQDLLVGHSTVFGESIRSIYTSILISNLKPAPRTVLITSSQPKEGKTTLAVSLVRIAASSGKRAVIVETDLRKPNVHRLMRLQQTPGLIDYYGGDATLDEILHQDEASGAWVIPSGRLNTDPTKVLTSEKVRDLFVTLARDFDLVVVDSPPLMAVSDARQLAPDMDATVFAVRWGKTPREIARQGLKELLETGAVLSGTVLTMVDPTKHARYGFGDSGYYYKSVKSYYMT
- a CDS encoding oligosaccharide repeat unit polymerase, coding for MLDARGDEVCRINSKDELDCRAMKNAADRYSPARTPWWMAPHALAPLIMLPLLTAAWIVPVQFHWELGRFAKFMTFNLYLLGLGGVLFFALGSFLASASTGDPAGRPLATMAESRVFPRFMTYTCWTLWAISVAAYAIWFMPVARNPSLLIAVLSGRGAELGIRDMIGTIPGVTTLVQAQVVYVTLIGVRSFCLPSLRPNRLEFVALLAIVFLALIRNVIWSERLAVIEIVIPLAILYLRRPRFPRLTALMPMFGAMGLFGFFSIFEYFRSWSAYYKYQYDNFFVFILARFSGYYITALDNGAGLVRDWGGIGAPLNTAEWYWQFPWEIGQTYMSKLLGLRILDYNAWLFWNATEEFNNPSGIYMPIVDFGPAGGLVFLFLFGLLTGYIYRSFVRGTFAGLIIFPSWFIGVLELPRIHYLFNTRYFPIIMICLALIFLVSVVLGEERWQSNVHTPSNEFRGHRPL